ACGATGATGGCATTTCGACTCACCGGTCGGAGGAAGAATTTGTATGTGGACCTTGGTGGGCTATTTGCTATTTTGATGAAAGCTCCGTATGAGTTGGGTCATACGTTAGGCAAGCTGCTCAAATATCTTGGCCCTGATCATATTCTCTGGGGTTCAGACGCGCCGATCACTGGTTCGCCACAACCATTCATCGACTTTTTCCGCGCCTATCGTATTCCAGAGGAGTTATGCGAGCGGTATGGTTATCCGCAGATCACCGATGAGGACAAACGGAAGATATTAGGCGAAAACATTGCGAGATTGTTCAACATCAACATTGAAGAGAGAATGCAAAAGATCGCCAGCGACATAGTTGCACAATCGAGGGAATTGGTGACTGAGTAATTTCGGACATGATTGAATGTGACTTCAAACAACTCGTCTTTGATCAACGCAGAAAGATCGCGCAGATCACACTTAATCGCCCCGACGTGCTCAACGCGATGAGCCTTGAGTTGTACACAGAATTGGCTGATGCGATTGAGCTGGCCAGCGCGTGCCGGGATGTGCAGGTAATTGTCATCACGGGAACCGGTCGGGCATTCTCCACCGGCGGCGATTTGCGACAGGGCGATGTGATCAATCGCCTTGAGCCGAACCTGTTCGCTCAGGCGTCAAGCCGGGTGTTCAAGAGCTTGCTCGCTAGTGAGAAGACAATTATTGCCAAGGTGAATGGGATCGCACAGGCGAGCGGCGTGTTGATCGTCGCCGCGTGCGATCTAGCCATTGCGTCCGATCAAGCCACATTCAGATGTCCTGAAGCATTGGTCGGATTGTGGGAGCCGTATGGGCCGAAGCTATTGCCGTTAGCTATCGGCGTCAAACGAGCTAAATATCTATTGCTCACCTGCGACAAAATCAGTGCCGTCGAAGCCGAACGAATGGGGCTTATCAATTGTGTCGTTCCTCACGCTGAACTTGACCGGGTCACCGATGAGTTGATCGAGAAAGTGTTGGCCGGTGGACCGATGGCCCGCGCTCAGTTTAAGCGGATGATCAATGAGCAGATCGGGGACTTCGATCCTACTGTTGTGTTAGACGCGCTCTGTTCCGACGAAGGACGTGAAGGGATGGCTGCGTTTGTCGAAAAGAGAAAACCGAGGTGGCGGGAATAACGATGTCCGAACATAGGCAAATTCCAATCAAAGCAGGCCTATTTGAGCTGTTGGACGATGGTTTTCATCTGATCGGCAGTCGTTGTCGGCAGTGCGGCGAAGTTACGTTTCCGGTTAACGCGTTTTGTCCACAATGCTGCACTGAGACAACAGACCGCATTCCATTGAGCCGCCGTGGGGTCTTGTATAGCTTCACCATACAGCGGTTCAAACCGCCGCCGCCGTATCGGGGGCCAGACCCATTCATGCCGTATGGAGTTGGAATGATCGAGCTGCCTGAAGGGCTGCGAGTGACAGCGATACTTGATGAAGCAGACCCAAACAAGCTGCGCGTTGGTATGCTCATGGAACTGGTCATTACCAAGCTATTTGATGACGAAGAGGGCAACGAGGTGCTTGGTTACAAGTTCAAACCGTTTGTCAGTGATTGATATGCGAGACGTGTACGTGATCGGCGTGGGACTTCATCCATTCGGACGATTCGGCGAGAAGGATGTAATCGAGATCGGGCGCGAAGCCGTTATCAATGCTCTTGATGACTCAGGCCTCAGTTGGCGCAAGGTCGAGGCGGCGTACTGTGGCACCGTATTTGCTGGCCCGATGGCCGGCAACAAGGTGCTCGCTCGCGTTGGGTTAACGGGTTTGCCAATCATGAATTTGGAAAATGCCTGCGCCAGTGGCGGTTCGGCCTTGCGCGCTGCCTATCAAGCTATCGCAGGCGGTTTCTGTGACGTTGCGCTGGCCTTCGGAGTCGAGAAAATGCCAAAAGGATTCATTGCGGGAAATCCGAATGATTGGTTTGCCGTGATGGGGCTCGCCGTCAATCCACAATACTTTGCCCTTAAAGCCCGTTGGCACATGGCCAATTTTGGCACGACTGAGGATCAGTTAGTGCGAGTGTCGGAGAAAAATCATCGCAATGGCGCGTTGAATCCGTATGCGATGTATCAGAGGGTGATGAGCGCTGATGAAATTGCCAATTCGCCGATGGTTAACGATCCGCTTCGGTTGTTGATGCTTTGCGCTCCCAATGAAGGTGGTGCAGCGGTGCTGTTGGCAACGAAAGCCATCGCGCGACAGTGTTCAACAAAACTAATTCGCATAGCCGCCGTCGTGCTCAAGTCGCCACTCTACGGCACAGCGGAGGTTCCTCATATTTGCGTCAGCGCGCGGATTGAGGCGCCAACAGTCACCATGACGGCTGCGCAGGAAGCTTACGAGCTGGCCGGCATAGGGCCGGAAGATATAAGCCTCGTTGAACTGCAGGACACAGATTCGGCCTCGGAGATTATTTACTCTGAAGAGTTAGGTCTGTGTGCGCGCGGCGAAGGCGGAAAACTGCTAGATGACGGCGCCACGGAGATCACTGGTCGCATCCCGATCAATGTGAGCGGGGGGCTGTTATCGAAAGGCGAACCGCTTGGTGCCTCGGCGTTGGCTCAGGTTGCTGAAGTGGTCTGGCATCTGCGCGGTCAAGCAGGGCCACGCCAGGTCGCCGGTGCCCGTGTCGGTTTAACCCACGTTTATGGCGCATTAGGAAATTGTGCTGTGAGTATTTTGCAGAATTAATCACTTCCGTTCGTTAACGGCTATGCTGCCACACTTGCCAGCGTGGCCGTTGACGACCGACAACTCATCTAGGAGGAGTATATCATGGAATCGAAGCAGAAACTGGTCAGTGAGGCTCAACCAGTCGATCAATTTTTAGCGGAGCTTCAAGAGTTCATTGCCGGACATCATCCGAAAGATTGTAAGATGATTCAGGCCATTGCCAATGGGACGGCCTCTATGGAGGCGATCCAGAAATTTTGCAAAGAGTTCTATGCCTATTCAGCATTTTCGCTCAGGGCCTTTGCCGCCCTTGTGTCGAACACACCAGATGAAATTTCCTATCAGCTCATGTTACAGAATTTCGCTGGCGAGGCTGGATTACTGAACACGCCGGCGCATCCGGTCCTGTTTCGTGATTTTGCTTTGGCGGCCGGTGTGACAGAGGAGGAATTAGATCACCATACGCCGTTACCCTCGACGCTTGGTGCCATGTTCACACTCAATCATTTCATGCGTGGGCCGTTTGACGAGGCGGTGGCTGGATTTGGGTTTGCCATTGAGGGGCCGGCAGCAGTATGGGGCAAGATGCTTCACGATGGATTCAAAACCCATTACAACTTTGACGAAAAAGCGATGACCTTCTGGGTCATTCATCTGGAAGAAGATGATGAGGGAACAGGACTCGAAGCACAGCACGGCGAGAATGCGCGTCGGCTTATGCAGCGATTCGCTGGTACGGCGGAGCAGCAGGCTCGCATTCGCCGGGCCTTCGTTCATTCGGCTCTCGTGTTCGAGCATTTTTGGACCGGGATGGATCAGTTCGTGAGCTAATTGTCGAGCACAAGTTAGCTCATCAGCCCTAGGGCTTTCACACGCAAAATCGTATCTAAGGAGGAACGAAACATGGCTGCCGCTGAGTCATACACGCAACATTTTTATCGGCCAGAGTCCCAGAGGATGTCGCGAGATCAACTTCGTGCGCTTCAAGGGGAAAAACTGCGTCGTGAAATTGATCGTGTCTGGAATCAGCCGATCCCCTTTTTCAAACGAAAAATGGAATCGGTCGGCTTACGTCCGGAGCACATCAAGACAGTGGATGATTTGAGATATTTTCCACCAACGGTCAAAGATGAGCTGCGCGTCAATGAAGAGGAATATCCGCCATTTGGCGACTATCGTGGAGCACCGATAACGAGTTGCATTCGGCTTGGCCGCACGACGGGCACGACTGGGAAACCATCGAGTTTGCTCTGGACGAAGAAAGACTATGAAGTTGATGCAGAGATTTCCGCACGCTCGATGTGGCGATGTGGCATCCGTCCGGGTATGAAGATGACACACACACATCCTGGGGGGTTATATGCTGGCGCGGATCGGCTCGGCTCGGTCATCGAGATGGCCGGTGTGATGAATATCCCCATGGGTCCTCCACTGAACGACGATATCATCAAAGATCACTTGGCGCTCTGGAACAGGCTCAAGCCCGAGGTATACGTACTGTTTGGGCCTGTTATGCTGCGGTATCACGAGGCCGCGCTCAAGCTTGGGTATAACCCGCAGACGGATTTTGGCATGGATATTTTGCTGATTGGCGAGGCCGCCTGCGCTTATGAACACACACGCAAAAAGTACGAGAAGTTCTTCAACTGCGAGATCCACAACCTCAACGGCTCGCTGGAGGTCGGTGTTATTATGGCCAGCGATTGCAAGGTTCACAATGGAATGCACGCACCTGAAGATTACGTCGTGCTTGAGGTTATCAACCCTGACACCAACGAGCCAACGCCTCCTGGCGAGCGCGGTTACCTAACGCTGACGACATTCGATCGTGACAATATTATGATTCGCTATAACTTGGAAGACCTCGTTCATGTGAACCCTGATCCATGTCCGTGTGGTGAAACACATACGCGATTTTTCTGGGACGGACGGCGACAAGAAACTGTCAATGTGAGCGGTAAAGAAATCCTCCCGGTTGATGTCATGGTCGCGTTGAACGAGATTGAAGAGCTAGGCGACCGTCCTATTGAGTTTCAGATGGAGCGGTGGGGCAAAACGCAAGATCGTCTCAAACTGAATGTGGAGTATGACCCAACGAAGGTTCAAGATTTAGAATCGTTTCGTGCGAAGATTCAGGCGCACTTCCGCAGTCAATTGAGTATCGAGGTTGAGCCGGTGCTTGTGGATACAGCCGTTTATCGTTCAACCTACAAACCAGTGCGCGTCATTGATGTGCCAATAAACTAGCCGAGGAGAGGGACAAGCCTTTATGGAATTTGCACACGACACGCCAGACATGCTGGAAAAGATTCAGGCTCAGCTTGCCTACAACTATACGATTCCGTTTTATCGCAGGCGGATGGATGCATGGGGAATACGACCGGACGACATTCAAAGCTATGATGATTTCCGTCGTATTCCGTTCATGAAGCGGGAAGATCAGGTGGCCAGCTTCGATGAAGACCCACCTTTGGGCAGCATGTGGAATCCTGACACAGTGTTGATCACGCACACACCGGCGCCGGGCATCGGGCTGGTGCCTGAATACCATACACGAAGAGATCTTGATGTCGCTTCGACGGTCATTGCCAACAGGTTGGCGAGGGCCGGCGTGACTAGGGATGACATTGTGGTGATCAACTCCAGTTACCATCTTGTGGTTTCCGGTCACACCGGCCAAGGGGCATTCGTCGCGTTGGGAGCAAAAGTCCTGCCGCTTGGACCTGGTGAAACAGAGCGCCAGGTCGAGATCATCAACCGGTTCGGAGCAACGGTGCTGTTCGGTTTCCCCAGTTATTGCTTGAAGCTGGCTGAGGCCGGAGCCAAAGGTCGCATCCGTGTGATGATTGCTGGCGGCGAGCCGTTCAGCTCGATTGAAGGTCGCCGTGAGCAGGTTAAAAACGCCTTTGGTGGCAATATCACAGCAGTTGATTTGTATGGGTTAAGCGGGTTCAATGTTGTGGCGATGGAAGACAAGCGCGAGAACGGCATGCGCGTCCTGGTAGAGGAAGTGTACGCCGAGGTCGTTGATCCGGAGACAGGCCAGCCGGTTCCTTATGGCGAGCGTGGCGAATTGGTCTTAACCCATATCAATCGTCGAGCTATGCCGTTTGTGCGTTTCCGAACAGGTGACCTAACTGTGTTGAATCACGATGGTCATGAACTCTACATGCCTAATGGAGTTTTCGGTCGTACCGGGGAGATGTACCGGGTGAAAGGGTTGAAGTTTTATCCATCGGTCATCGTATTGTGTTTGGCAGGGATTGCCGGAGTTCATCCGCTCAAGTACCGCGTGTATATTTCTCGACCGAGCGGTACCACCGATCATGTAAAAATTTATGTCCAGGGTGATCCAAAGACGGTTGACCCTGAGCTGGTCAAGAAAAAGCTTGCTGCTCGGTTATTGTTTGAGCCGAATGAGGTTCATATCACCGAGGCATGGGAAGATGGCCCGACAGTTGTTGATGAACGCGGCGCGATTGATCGTTGATTGAACTGGTGATGAGGAAACGCTTATGGGAGTCCTTGAATCATTCAAGCTCGATGGGAAGGTTTGCATTGTGACAGGCGCCAGTCGTGGGCTCGGTCGAGCCATGGCCATCGCTTTGGCAGAAGCGGGAGCCGATGTTGTTGTCACGGCACGGAGCGAAGCCGCCCTCCAAGAGACAGCCCGTGACATCCGCGCACTTGGTCAGCGCACGCTGGCTGTTTCCTGTGACGTACATCATATGTCATCGGTTCTCAATGTCGTTGATAAAACTCTGGCTGAATTCGGCCAGGTTGATGTGTTGATTAACAATGCTGGCGGCGGCGAGATGCGACCCCTGATCGAAACTGATGAAGCACAGTGGCTGCGGATCATTGACCTGAATATCAATTCTACATTTCGATTTTGCAGAGCGGTCGGCCCGCATATGATCGCCCGTCGTCGCGGTAAGGTCATCAACATGTCGTCTGTGTATGGACTCATCGGCGACAAACATGTGAGCTCCTACTGCGCAGCCAAAGCGGCGATCATCAGTTTCACGCGGGCGCTGGCGCTGGAATGGGCAGAGTATAACATCACCGTCAATGCTCTGGCTCCGGGCTACATTTATACTGAGCGCACCAGCCGTGTCTTTAACGATCCCGATCTCAGTTTGAGGTTCATCAACCGGGTCCCAATGGGGCGTATCGGGAGGCGCGATGAGCTTGGCCCATTGGTCGTTTATCTGGCTTCCGATGCTTCGGATTACATGACCGGCAGTGTTATTGTCATCGATGGTGGCCAGACGTCACAATGATGAATAAGGGATGAATCATGAATCTGAATTACACCCCTGAAGAAGAGCAATTTCGACATCACGTGCGTGCTTGGCTCAATGAGCATCTGCCGAGGGATTGGCAGCAACTTGCCCGTGCGCAGAGCAAGCGCATGGATGAGTGGATGGCCTTTCTCAAACGCTGGCAGCGTCAGCTTTATGAGGCTGGCTTGGCAGGTATCTCCTGGCCAAAACAGTATGGCGGCCGTGGCGCAACGATGATTGAGCAACTGATTCTTATTGAGGAAATGGCACGAGCGCAAGCTCCCAACATGCTCAACATCAGCATCGGCATCGAACTGGTTGGCCCGGCAATCATGCACCACGGCACAGAGGCGCAGAAGCAGCGTTACCTACCCAAGATTCTCAGCGCAGAAGAAATTTGGTCGCAGGGATTCTCCGAACCGGCTGCCGGTTCCGACCTAGCTTCTCTTCAGACGCGCGCACTGGTCAAGGATGATAGTTTTGTCGTCAACGGGCAAAAAGTCTGGATGAGTTGGGCTGAATATTCGGACTACTGCATTCTGCTAGTTCGCACTGATCCAACCGCGCCGAAACACAAAGGCATCAGTTTTCTACTCGTTGACATGCGCAGTCCCGGCATCACCATCAGACCGACCAAGCAAATCACCGGTGAAGCAGAATTCAGCGAGGTGTTTTTTGATGACGTTGTCGTGCCGCGAGAGAACCTCGTCGGTGGCTTGAATCAAGGATGGAACGTGGCGATGACAGTTCTAGCACATGAGCGTGGCACGTCAGCCATCGGCTATCAAGTTCGCCTTCGTACAGAACTTGATGGGTTGATTCGGCTGACCAAGCAATTCGAGCGCAACGGCCGTCCGGCTTCTCAAGACCCCTTGCTGCGCCAAAAACTGGCGCAGGCCTATAGCGAAGTGGAAATCCTCAAACACAACATCTATCGCGCAGTGACGCAGATTATGCGCACCGGAAAACCAGGGCCGGAGAGTTCAATCATTAAACTTTTTTGGAGCGAGATGGATCGTCGCCAGAAGGAAATCGGCATGGAAATGCTTGGTCTCTACTCTCAGCTGGTCCACGAATCAAAGGGAGCAATTGATGATGGATGGTGGCCGCACGCCTTTTTGTGGTCGCGTGCTGGAACGATTTATGCCGGAAGCTCCGAGATTCAACGCAATATTATCGCCGAGCGGGTGCTGGGAATGCCGAAGGGGTGATTCAGCGGGCCGATTACAATTGGCACATCAGCAAAACAGATCACGATCAATTCACTTTCATTAAGTCTTAGCAAAGCAAGTATCAGTTGCCTGCTTCGTAGCAGGCTCATGCCACCGATCAATTGGCGTTCATTGAGCCCGAGCAAAGGAAGATGGAGTTTGGATTCACTGAAGAACAGCAGATGATTCGCCAGCAGGCGGCTGAGTGCCTTAAGCACGAATGTCCAACGGGCTTGGTTCGTCAGCTTATGGAGAGCGAACATGGCTACAGCCACGAGCTGTGGCAGACAATGGTCGAAATGGGATGGACAGGGCTCATCATTCCTGAGGCATACGGCGGAGTTGGGCTTTCATTTGTTGAATTAGCGATTGTGTTGGAGGAAATGGGCCGCGCGCTCGTTCCCGGAAGCTTCTTTTCCACAGTTGTTCTGGCTGGACAGGT
This genomic stretch from Blastocatellia bacterium harbors:
- a CDS encoding enoyl-CoA hydratase/isomerase family protein, giving the protein MIECDFKQLVFDQRRKIAQITLNRPDVLNAMSLELYTELADAIELASACRDVQVIVITGTGRAFSTGGDLRQGDVINRLEPNLFAQASSRVFKSLLASEKTIIAKVNGIAQASGVLIVAACDLAIASDQATFRCPEALVGLWEPYGPKLLPLAIGVKRAKYLLLTCDKISAVEAERMGLINCVVPHAELDRVTDELIEKVLAGGPMARAQFKRMINEQIGDFDPTVVLDALCSDEGREGMAAFVEKRKPRWRE
- a CDS encoding OB-fold domain-containing protein; this encodes MSEHRQIPIKAGLFELLDDGFHLIGSRCRQCGEVTFPVNAFCPQCCTETTDRIPLSRRGVLYSFTIQRFKPPPPYRGPDPFMPYGVGMIELPEGLRVTAILDEADPNKLRVGMLMELVITKLFDDEEGNEVLGYKFKPFVSD
- a CDS encoding thiolase family protein; this translates as MRDVYVIGVGLHPFGRFGEKDVIEIGREAVINALDDSGLSWRKVEAAYCGTVFAGPMAGNKVLARVGLTGLPIMNLENACASGGSALRAAYQAIAGGFCDVALAFGVEKMPKGFIAGNPNDWFAVMGLAVNPQYFALKARWHMANFGTTEDQLVRVSEKNHRNGALNPYAMYQRVMSADEIANSPMVNDPLRLLMLCAPNEGGAAVLLATKAIARQCSTKLIRIAAVVLKSPLYGTAEVPHICVSARIEAPTVTMTAAQEAYELAGIGPEDISLVELQDTDSASEIIYSEELGLCARGEGGKLLDDGATEITGRIPINVSGGLLSKGEPLGASALAQVAEVVWHLRGQAGPRQVAGARVGLTHVYGALGNCAVSILQN
- a CDS encoding iron-containing redox enzyme family protein, coding for MESKQKLVSEAQPVDQFLAELQEFIAGHHPKDCKMIQAIANGTASMEAIQKFCKEFYAYSAFSLRAFAALVSNTPDEISYQLMLQNFAGEAGLLNTPAHPVLFRDFALAAGVTEEELDHHTPLPSTLGAMFTLNHFMRGPFDEAVAGFGFAIEGPAAVWGKMLHDGFKTHYNFDEKAMTFWVIHLEEDDEGTGLEAQHGENARRLMQRFAGTAEQQARIRRAFVHSALVFEHFWTGMDQFVS
- a CDS encoding AMP-binding protein; its protein translation is MEFAHDTPDMLEKIQAQLAYNYTIPFYRRRMDAWGIRPDDIQSYDDFRRIPFMKREDQVASFDEDPPLGSMWNPDTVLITHTPAPGIGLVPEYHTRRDLDVASTVIANRLARAGVTRDDIVVINSSYHLVVSGHTGQGAFVALGAKVLPLGPGETERQVEIINRFGATVLFGFPSYCLKLAEAGAKGRIRVMIAGGEPFSSIEGRREQVKNAFGGNITAVDLYGLSGFNVVAMEDKRENGMRVLVEEVYAEVVDPETGQPVPYGERGELVLTHINRRAMPFVRFRTGDLTVLNHDGHELYMPNGVFGRTGEMYRVKGLKFYPSVIVLCLAGIAGVHPLKYRVYISRPSGTTDHVKIYVQGDPKTVDPELVKKKLAARLLFEPNEVHITEAWEDGPTVVDERGAIDR
- a CDS encoding SDR family oxidoreductase, whose amino-acid sequence is MGVLESFKLDGKVCIVTGASRGLGRAMAIALAEAGADVVVTARSEAALQETARDIRALGQRTLAVSCDVHHMSSVLNVVDKTLAEFGQVDVLINNAGGGEMRPLIETDEAQWLRIIDLNINSTFRFCRAVGPHMIARRRGKVINMSSVYGLIGDKHVSSYCAAKAAIISFTRALALEWAEYNITVNALAPGYIYTERTSRVFNDPDLSLRFINRVPMGRIGRRDELGPLVVYLASDASDYMTGSVIVIDGGQTSQ
- a CDS encoding acyl-CoA dehydrogenase encodes the protein MNLNYTPEEEQFRHHVRAWLNEHLPRDWQQLARAQSKRMDEWMAFLKRWQRQLYEAGLAGISWPKQYGGRGATMIEQLILIEEMARAQAPNMLNISIGIELVGPAIMHHGTEAQKQRYLPKILSAEEIWSQGFSEPAAGSDLASLQTRALVKDDSFVVNGQKVWMSWAEYSDYCILLVRTDPTAPKHKGISFLLVDMRSPGITIRPTKQITGEAEFSEVFFDDVVVPRENLVGGLNQGWNVAMTVLAHERGTSAIGYQVRLRTELDGLIRLTKQFERNGRPASQDPLLRQKLAQAYSEVEILKHNIYRAVTQIMRTGKPGPESSIIKLFWSEMDRRQKEIGMEMLGLYSQLVHESKGAIDDGWWPHAFLWSRAGTIYAGSSEIQRNIIAERVLGMPKG